In the genome of Actinomadura graeca, one region contains:
- a CDS encoding ABC transporter substrate-binding protein, translating into MRRNRGIRTRATAAGLAVALVAACGIGNPSSKSDALTFVSTGSPFQDYQNKAWAEPFTAQTGVKVRNDGPVDEARMKTMVEARKVSWDVVDTSAAAAVQYCGKYLEKLDFSVIDKNVFPKGTVGDCGVPAYNYSLIFMYDKEKYKNDPPTKIGDFFDVKKYPGRRIVPPEIAVGLLEAALMGDGVPEKQLYPLDLDRAFRKLEPIKKSTTFAKTYGQQQQMMVDRQVDMALVLSARAYQSLKAGAPFQPVWDKTVVNWDDLVVPKGAPNKEQAMKFIAFASRNDPSAKLAQLASVQPINESIVPNYDPIQQRVNPFTPDRKHSIVRSDAEWWGQNFDAVTKRYTTWLAG; encoded by the coding sequence GTGCGTCGGAACAGAGGCATCAGGACCAGGGCCACGGCCGCCGGTCTGGCCGTGGCACTGGTCGCGGCCTGCGGGATCGGCAACCCGTCGAGCAAGAGCGACGCGTTGACCTTCGTGTCGACCGGGAGCCCCTTCCAGGACTACCAGAACAAGGCGTGGGCGGAGCCGTTCACCGCGCAGACCGGGGTGAAGGTCCGCAACGACGGCCCGGTGGACGAGGCGCGGATGAAGACCATGGTCGAGGCGCGCAAGGTGAGCTGGGACGTCGTGGACACCAGCGCCGCCGCCGCCGTGCAGTACTGCGGCAAGTACCTGGAGAAGCTCGACTTCTCCGTGATCGACAAGAACGTCTTCCCGAAGGGGACCGTCGGGGACTGCGGCGTCCCGGCGTACAACTACAGCCTGATCTTCATGTACGACAAGGAGAAGTACAAGAACGACCCGCCCACCAAGATCGGCGACTTCTTCGACGTGAAGAAGTACCCGGGACGGCGGATCGTGCCGCCCGAGATCGCCGTGGGGCTGCTGGAGGCCGCGCTGATGGGCGACGGCGTCCCCGAGAAGCAGCTCTACCCGCTGGACCTGGACCGCGCCTTCCGCAAGCTGGAGCCGATCAAGAAGTCGACCACCTTCGCGAAGACGTACGGGCAGCAGCAGCAGATGATGGTGGACCGGCAGGTGGACATGGCCCTCGTGCTGTCCGCCCGCGCCTACCAGTCGCTCAAGGCGGGGGCGCCGTTCCAGCCCGTCTGGGACAAGACCGTCGTGAACTGGGACGACCTCGTGGTGCCCAAGGGCGCCCCGAACAAGGAGCAGGCGATGAAGTTCATCGCCTTCGCGTCCCGGAACGACCCCTCGGCCAAGCTGGCGCAGCTGGCCTCCGTCCAGCCGATCAACGAGAGCATCGTGCCGAACTACGACCCGATCCAGCAGCGGGTGAACCCGTTCACGCCCGACCGCAAGCACTCGATCGTGCGGTCGGACGCCGAGTGGTGGGGCCAGAACTTCGACGCGGTCACCAAGCGCTACACCACCTGGCTCGCGGGGTGA
- a CDS encoding ABC transporter permease yields the protein MTTTITARSRGREAARPRGRAAWFVLPATALLLVFFFYPIATIVWRSFTEPAAGFGNYTGLLHDGLSVKVLVRTLVTALIVASVTLVIAYPYAYAMTRVKPRTRGVLTVIVLLPFWTSLMARNFAWYMLEQRGGPIDRFLGLIGFDGVVLLGTVAGVTVAMVQVMLPFMVLPLYSAMEQIDRRLLDAAGSLGAPRWRAFARVHIPLSVPGMLSGFSLVFIMTLGFYITPALLGSPQNSLISQVIGERVSKLLDFGGAGALGTVLLGVTLLVLFIVSRFGGPAKALGGAVTHE from the coding sequence ATGACGACGACGATCACGGCACGGTCCCGGGGGCGCGAGGCGGCACGCCCCCGGGGGCGGGCGGCCTGGTTCGTCCTGCCGGCGACGGCGCTGTTGCTGGTGTTCTTCTTCTATCCGATCGCCACCATCGTGTGGCGCAGCTTCACCGAGCCGGCCGCCGGTTTCGGCAACTACACCGGCCTGCTGCACGACGGCCTGTCGGTGAAGGTGCTGGTGCGGACGCTGGTCACGGCGCTCATCGTGGCCTCGGTCACGCTGGTGATCGCCTACCCCTACGCCTACGCGATGACGCGGGTGAAGCCCCGGACCCGGGGCGTGCTGACGGTGATCGTCCTGCTGCCGTTCTGGACGTCGCTGATGGCCCGCAACTTCGCCTGGTACATGCTGGAGCAGCGCGGCGGGCCCATCGACCGGTTCCTCGGCCTGATCGGGTTCGACGGCGTCGTGCTGCTCGGCACCGTCGCCGGCGTGACGGTCGCGATGGTGCAGGTCATGCTGCCCTTCATGGTGCTGCCGCTGTACAGCGCCATGGAGCAGATCGACCGGCGGCTGCTGGACGCGGCGGGCAGCCTCGGCGCCCCGCGCTGGCGGGCGTTCGCGCGGGTCCACATCCCGCTGTCGGTGCCGGGGATGCTCTCCGGCTTCTCGCTGGTGTTCATCATGACGCTCGGCTTCTACATCACCCCGGCGCTGCTGGGCTCGCCGCAGAACTCGCTGATCTCCCAGGTGATCGGCGAGCGGGTCAGCAAGCTGCTGGACTTCGGCGGCGCCGGGGCGCTCGGCACGGTCCTGCTCGGGGTGACGCTGCTGGTGCTGTTCATCGTGTCGCGGTTCGGCGGCCCGGCGAAGGCCCTCGGAGGGGCGGTGACCCATGAGTGA
- a CDS encoding aspartate aminotransferase family protein translates to MTLEQQVAQDRAGADRTRELAELDARTIVHPHSVIGAPAEALVLDRGEGAIVWDVDGRSYIDGTCGLWQCPVGHGRRELAEAAAGQIAKLEFYSSFGDYSNEPSIRLAERLIGLAPAGLSRVFFTNGGSEGNETAIKLARLAQHHAGHPERTVVLARSAGYHGMGGGSLAATGIDRLREGFGPLVPGIEFLGKPHALADDPGAADRLIAELEERIERIGPERIAAFIGEPVLGVGGMVPPPDGYWPRVQEILRRHGILLIVDEIVTAFGRTGHWFASERYGIEPDMIVMAKGLSSGYIPMGAVLIGDRVLDLADGAAFLHGFTYNGHPVGAAVALANIEILRREGLLERADRLGRRLLDALKPLEELDHVLEVRGVGLMLGIEFARGDTSGVQAGARAEGVIVRASGTSIVLSPPLVITEEQVDTLARILNEQVRAAH, encoded by the coding sequence ATGACGCTGGAACAGCAGGTCGCGCAGGACCGGGCCGGGGCGGACCGCACGCGGGAGCTCGCCGAGCTGGACGCGCGGACGATCGTCCATCCGCACAGCGTGATCGGGGCGCCGGCCGAGGCGCTGGTCCTCGACCGCGGCGAGGGCGCGATCGTGTGGGACGTGGACGGCCGCTCCTACATCGACGGCACCTGCGGGCTGTGGCAGTGCCCCGTGGGCCACGGCCGCCGGGAGCTGGCCGAGGCCGCCGCCGGGCAGATCGCGAAGCTGGAGTTCTACTCCTCCTTCGGCGACTACTCCAACGAGCCCTCGATCCGGCTGGCCGAGCGGCTCATCGGGCTGGCCCCGGCCGGGCTGTCGCGGGTCTTCTTCACCAACGGCGGGTCCGAGGGCAACGAGACGGCGATCAAGCTGGCGCGGCTCGCGCAGCACCACGCCGGGCACCCCGAGCGGACCGTCGTCCTCGCCCGCTCCGCCGGGTACCACGGGATGGGCGGCGGCTCGCTCGCCGCCACCGGCATCGACCGGCTCCGCGAGGGCTTCGGGCCGCTCGTCCCCGGCATCGAGTTCCTCGGCAAGCCGCACGCGCTCGCGGACGATCCGGGCGCGGCCGACCGGCTGATCGCCGAGCTGGAGGAGCGGATCGAGCGGATCGGGCCCGAGCGGATCGCCGCCTTCATCGGCGAGCCCGTGCTCGGGGTCGGCGGCATGGTCCCGCCCCCGGACGGCTACTGGCCGCGGGTGCAGGAGATCCTGCGCCGGCACGGCATCCTGCTGATCGTCGACGAGATCGTCACCGCGTTCGGACGCACGGGCCACTGGTTCGCCAGCGAGCGCTACGGCATCGAGCCCGACATGATCGTCATGGCGAAGGGCCTGTCCAGCGGTTACATCCCGATGGGCGCGGTGCTGATCGGCGACCGCGTCCTCGACCTGGCCGACGGGGCGGCGTTCCTGCACGGCTTCACCTACAACGGCCATCCGGTCGGCGCGGCGGTGGCTCTCGCGAACATCGAGATCCTGCGCCGCGAAGGGCTCCTCGAACGGGCCGACAGGCTCGGCAGGCGGCTGCTGGACGCGCTCAAGCCGCTGGAGGAGCTCGACCACGTCCTGGAGGTGCGCGGCGTGGGCCTGATGCTCGGCATCGAGTTCGCCCGCGGCGACACCTCCGGCGTCCAGGCCGGTGCACGGGCCGAGGGCGTGATCGTTCGCGCCTCCGGCACCAGCATCGTGCTCTCCCCACCTCTGGTGATCACCGAGGAGCAGGTGGACACCCTTGCGCGGATACTGAACGAGCAGGTCAGAGCCGCGCACTAG
- a CDS encoding ABC transporter ATP-binding protein produces MNPTSKDASRGIRIKGVSKHYAGTPRPAVDDVSLDIADGEFMTLLGPSGSGKTTILSMLAGFVSVSAGSIEIDGQDVSRLKPHKRDLGVVFQQYALFPHLTVAKNVAFPLQQRKMPKAEIAAKVAETLDLVHLGDYADRLPRQLSGGQQQRVALARAVVYEPRALLMDEPLGALDKRLRDQLQREIARMHRELGMTFIFVTHDQHEALTLSDRIAVFNEGGIEQVGTPADLYERPETLFVAQFLGESTGFRGTVDKAAGILRCGSHALRAPRLDAGLDGAPGVAVVRPERLVLHAEASAVAADHNHIGATITEIVYVGDRHQVGLRFDDGTQGVASHPVGPSLPAMPGERVAVSWDPRHQAIVPDRPGGAATEVVPAGA; encoded by the coding sequence ATGAACCCGACCAGCAAGGACGCCTCCCGCGGAATCCGGATCAAGGGGGTGTCGAAGCACTATGCGGGGACGCCGCGGCCGGCGGTGGACGACGTCTCGCTCGACATCGCCGACGGGGAGTTCATGACGCTCCTCGGGCCGTCCGGCTCGGGCAAGACGACGATCCTGTCGATGCTCGCCGGGTTCGTGTCGGTGTCCGCGGGGTCGATCGAGATCGACGGCCAGGACGTGTCCCGGCTGAAGCCGCACAAGCGCGACCTCGGCGTGGTGTTCCAGCAGTACGCCCTGTTCCCGCACCTGACGGTGGCGAAGAACGTCGCGTTCCCGCTCCAGCAGCGCAAGATGCCCAAGGCCGAGATCGCGGCCAAGGTCGCCGAGACGCTGGACCTGGTGCACCTCGGCGACTACGCCGACCGGCTGCCCCGGCAGCTGTCCGGCGGGCAGCAGCAGCGCGTCGCACTGGCCCGCGCCGTGGTGTACGAGCCGCGCGCCCTGCTGATGGACGAGCCGCTCGGCGCCCTCGACAAGCGGCTGCGCGACCAGCTCCAGCGCGAGATCGCGCGGATGCACCGCGAGCTGGGGATGACCTTCATCTTCGTCACCCACGACCAGCACGAGGCGCTCACGCTGTCCGACCGCATCGCGGTGTTCAACGAGGGCGGCATCGAGCAGGTCGGCACCCCCGCCGACCTGTACGAACGGCCGGAGACGCTGTTCGTCGCGCAGTTCCTCGGCGAGTCCACCGGGTTCCGCGGGACGGTCGACAAGGCCGCCGGGATCCTGCGGTGCGGCTCGCACGCCCTGCGGGCGCCGCGCCTGGACGCGGGCCTCGACGGCGCCCCCGGCGTCGCGGTGGTCCGCCCCGAGCGCCTCGTCCTGCACGCGGAGGCGTCCGCGGTGGCCGCCGACCACAACCACATCGGCGCCACCATCACCGAGATCGTCTACGTCGGCGACCGGCACCAGGTGGGGCTGCGCTTCGACGACGGGACGCAGGGCGTCGCCTCGCACCCCGTCGGGCCGTCGCTGCCCGCGATGCCGGGGGAGCGGGTCGCCGTGAGCTGGGACCCGCGCCACCAGGCGATCGTCCCCGACCGTCCCGGCGGCGCGGCCACCGAGGTCGTCCCGGCGGGCGCATGA
- a CDS encoding ABC transporter permease → MSEQVIDQVEGHTGGSAAEPASPVKVQRDGGIGWGLRTAVALTALLLIAPTVVVIPMSFSGASTFEFPPKSWSLRWYKSFFGSEKWMYALLTSVQIGLLVAVTATVLGVAVALGLTRSRFRGRGAVRQLMMAPMIMPGIVVAIAIYGVFIRWQLNGTAIGFVLAHTVLALPFVVTAVSTSLAGYDRTQDIAAATLGATAWTTFFRITVPQVAPGVLSGFAFAFVTSLDEVVVALFLQTPDIQTLPVQMYNSITLEIDPTIAAASSVMVVATTLVLLIPQFVRRERRT, encoded by the coding sequence ATGAGTGAGCAGGTGATCGACCAGGTGGAGGGGCACACGGGCGGCTCCGCGGCCGAGCCCGCGAGCCCGGTGAAGGTCCAGCGGGACGGCGGGATCGGCTGGGGCCTGCGGACGGCGGTGGCGCTGACCGCGCTGCTGCTGATCGCCCCGACCGTCGTGGTCATCCCGATGAGCTTCTCCGGCGCGTCCACCTTCGAGTTCCCGCCGAAGTCGTGGTCGCTGCGCTGGTACAAGTCGTTCTTCGGCTCCGAGAAGTGGATGTACGCGCTGCTCACCTCGGTGCAGATCGGGCTGCTGGTCGCGGTCACCGCGACCGTCCTCGGCGTCGCGGTCGCGCTCGGCCTCACCCGGTCGCGGTTCCGCGGGCGGGGCGCCGTCCGGCAGCTGATGATGGCGCCGATGATCATGCCGGGGATCGTGGTCGCGATCGCGATCTACGGGGTGTTCATCCGCTGGCAGCTCAACGGCACCGCCATCGGGTTCGTGCTCGCGCACACCGTGCTGGCGCTGCCGTTCGTCGTGACGGCGGTGTCGACCAGCCTCGCCGGCTACGACCGGACGCAGGACATCGCCGCCGCCACCCTCGGCGCCACGGCGTGGACGACGTTCTTCCGGATCACCGTCCCGCAGGTCGCGCCGGGCGTGCTGTCCGGCTTCGCGTTCGCGTTCGTCACCTCGCTCGACGAGGTCGTCGTCGCGCTGTTCCTCCAGACGCCCGACATCCAGACCCTTCCGGTGCAGATGTACAACTCCATCACCCTGGAAATCGACCCCACCATCGCTGCGGCGTCGAGCGTGATGGTGGTCGCCACCACCCTCGTCCTGCTCATCCCGCAGTTCGTTCGCCGCGAGCGGAGGACATGA